AACCCCTGGATGCCCCGTGCATTGGCGCGCAACCGCAGATGCATCGCCAACGCTGTTACGCAAAGATCGGTGCAATCGCCGATCACAATGGCGGTGCGAAGATTCGGGTGCGCGTCCAGCCAGGCATCGAAGCCGGTATCGATCGCGGGATGCAACGAGTTCTTCTCGATGATCGTGAAATGACTGGCGAAGGGAAGCGCGGCCAGCTCCGGGATCATCTCGCTCTCGCTGGTGCCGGCGATCGCGTGCGCGGGATACGCCTCGAATTCGGGGGTGTCGGCCGGATGCGCGTCCTGTAGAAAGACAAAGTCACGGATACCGTGGTCCCAGGCGCGCTGCACGAGC
Above is a window of Thermomicrobiales bacterium DNA encoding:
- a CDS encoding isochorismatase family cysteine hydrolase, translated to MRSTDIPPFVARWLGTVPAARLAEIAPDPTAAAMFSADLINGFLREGALSSERIDRITVPVLELVQRAWDHGIRDFVFLQDAHPADTPEFEAYPAHAIAGTSESEMIPELAALPFASHFTIIEKNSLHPAIDTGFDAWLDAHPNLRTAIVIGDCTDLCVTALAMHLRLRANARGIQGFQVVIPIDCVETFDIPDDPGLPPGRAHPADFFHAVWLYHLASNNIRIVRTLA